The following are encoded together in the Streptomyces flavofungini genome:
- a CDS encoding L,D-transpeptidase family protein: MGDIRRRGIVALGITALVAPLTVALGSTTAQAASCSTQAGPYQKQVEKFLGRPVDGRQSSADCKAIKAFQTKHGIRPNAGYAGSVTWGVMSLMNKQKAAGNNPNKAGKCPVNKGRIACVDLTRQLSWIQDGKTLKYGPVPVRTGRNGHETRTGLKKIYWRDIDHISSIYHVPMPYSQFFDGGQAFHSVGISVWSPPGSHGCVNMTKKDATKYWNMLRKGDDVFVYGRKPGT, from the coding sequence GTGGGGGACATACGCAGACGAGGAATCGTCGCCCTGGGGATCACCGCGCTGGTGGCCCCGCTCACGGTGGCGCTGGGGAGCACCACCGCGCAGGCCGCGTCGTGCTCGACGCAGGCCGGGCCGTATCAGAAGCAGGTCGAGAAGTTCCTGGGCCGTCCCGTGGACGGCAGGCAGTCGAGTGCCGACTGCAAGGCCATCAAGGCCTTCCAGACCAAGCACGGCATCAGGCCCAACGCCGGTTACGCGGGCTCCGTGACCTGGGGCGTCATGAGCCTCATGAACAAGCAGAAGGCGGCGGGCAACAACCCGAACAAGGCCGGCAAGTGCCCGGTCAACAAGGGCCGCATCGCCTGCGTCGACCTGACCCGGCAGCTCAGCTGGATCCAGGACGGCAAGACCCTCAAGTACGGGCCGGTGCCGGTGCGCACCGGACGCAACGGCCACGAGACCCGCACCGGCCTGAAGAAGATCTACTGGCGGGACATCGACCACATCTCGAGCATCTACCACGTGCCGATGCCCTACAGCCAGTTCTTCGACGGCGGCCAGGCCTTCCACTCGGTCGGCATCAGCGTCTGGTCCCCGCCCGGCTCGCACGGCTGCGTGAACATGACCAAGAAGGACGCCACCAAGTACTGGAACATGCTGCGCAAGGGCGACGACGTCTTCGTCTACGGCCGCAAGCCCGGCACCTGA
- a CDS encoding N-acetylglucosamine kinase, whose amino-acid sequence MTGPAVVLGVDSGGSGLRAVLGVPDGLPAPAPVRSAEPVRTGPRGIEAAHMRERLEPMVRQLLAAVGGGRLEAVVVGAAGMATLGDDLRDRLPSAFTELFGVRRVALAADAVTAYAGALGQRPGAVVAAGTGLIGLGTDLTAWRRTDGWGHLLGDCGSGAWIGRAGLEAAMRAFDGRRGGSAALRARAEEMFGSPLSGLPGQLYPRPDRPAVLAAFAPEVGRCAADGDPVAVRVLREAAGHIADAAAAVCPPDGACEVALTGGLLKLGDVLLDPLAARLTERLPHARRVAAAGDPLDGAVRMAADLATDTLKLPRDPHLLYVAE is encoded by the coding sequence GTGACCGGGCCCGCGGTCGTCCTCGGCGTCGACTCCGGCGGCTCGGGCCTGCGCGCCGTCCTCGGTGTCCCGGACGGGCTGCCCGCACCGGCTCCGGTGCGCTCCGCGGAGCCGGTGCGCACCGGGCCCCGCGGCATCGAGGCCGCACACATGCGGGAGCGACTGGAGCCCATGGTGCGGCAGTTGCTCGCCGCAGTGGGCGGTGGACGGCTCGAAGCCGTCGTGGTCGGCGCCGCCGGGATGGCGACGCTCGGCGACGACCTGCGGGACCGGCTGCCGTCGGCATTCACGGAGCTGTTCGGGGTGCGGCGCGTGGCCCTCGCCGCCGACGCCGTCACCGCGTACGCGGGCGCGCTCGGCCAGCGGCCCGGTGCCGTCGTCGCCGCGGGCACCGGGCTCATCGGCCTGGGCACGGACCTGACGGCGTGGCGGCGGACCGACGGCTGGGGTCATCTGCTCGGCGACTGCGGCAGCGGCGCGTGGATCGGCCGTGCCGGTCTCGAGGCGGCGATGCGGGCCTTCGACGGGCGCCGCGGCGGGTCGGCGGCGCTGCGCGCCCGCGCGGAGGAGATGTTCGGCAGTCCCCTGTCCGGGCTTCCGGGGCAGCTGTATCCGCGCCCGGACCGGCCCGCCGTGCTCGCCGCGTTCGCCCCCGAGGTGGGGCGGTGCGCGGCGGACGGGGATCCGGTGGCCGTGCGGGTGCTGCGAGAGGCGGCCGGGCACATCGCGGACGCGGCGGCCGCGGTCTGCCCTCCGGACGGGGCCTGCGAAGTCGCCCTGACCGGAGGCCTGCTGAAGCTCGGCGACGTACTCCTCGACCCGCTGGCGGCCCGCCTGACGGAGCGTCTTCCGCACGCACGCCGCGTGGCGGCCGCGGGCGACCCCCTGGACGGCGCCGTCCGCATGGCGGCCGACCTCGCGACGGACACCCTCAAGCTCCCTCGCGATCCGCACCTGTTGTACGTCGCGGAATGA
- a CDS encoding ABC transporter ATP-binding protein: MKGLSGMDGMDGIDDTQQVGGTPAPLLRIDDLRVDITARDRTVHALDGVSLDLAPGEALGIVGESGCGKTMTALSVLGLLPPGGAVTGGRILLDGLDLAAASAPTLQAVRGNTVGMVFQDPLTSLNPTMTIGAQVAEPLLLHRAGMGKKEAWERAEEMLRLVGMPQPHERMKAYPHQLSGGMRQRVAIAMALVCEPKLLIADEPTTALDVTTQHQILELVDNLRRTLGMAMILVTHDLGVIAHRVDRVAVMYAGKVAEQADVRGLFARPRHRYTEALFAALPERAADRGTELHTIPGLPPSLTTRPTGCRFAPRCTFATDECREREPELEADAVPMPGLEPGPGGRGPSDAAAAGPEGAGAGHRFACFHPVPYGEAPAEQVVTPPPAAATETGDVLLELDALVKEFALAGGPFARRRGTVSAVGGVSLTVRRGETYGMVGESGCGKTTLGRIVAGLEEPTAGTVRFDGRDPAGLSRAERRAHRRRIQLMFQDSTAAMDPRMRVGEILREPLVIQGVGARADQEELVASLLDAVGLPRGAVHRYPHEFSGGQRQRLGLARALTLSPDLVVADEPVSALDVSVQAQILNLMRELQRERGLTYLFISHDLAVIRHLADTVGVMYLGKLVESGPAEQVYAHPLHPYTRGLLDTVNVPDPAAVSGGDREPLRGETPSAAEPPSGCRFRTRCPFAEEVCATTEPPVSTPNGAGHQVACHFPLAAPRLASAV, from the coding sequence GTGAAGGGTCTCTCCGGCATGGACGGCATGGACGGCATCGACGACACACAACAGGTGGGCGGCACACCCGCGCCCCTGCTCCGCATCGACGACCTGCGCGTCGACATCACCGCGCGCGACCGCACCGTGCACGCCCTCGACGGCGTCAGCCTCGACCTCGCGCCGGGCGAGGCCCTCGGCATCGTGGGCGAGTCGGGGTGCGGCAAGACCATGACCGCCCTGAGCGTCCTCGGGCTCCTTCCGCCCGGCGGCGCCGTCACCGGCGGCCGGATCCTCCTCGACGGCCTGGACCTGGCGGCCGCGTCCGCGCCGACGCTGCAGGCCGTCCGCGGGAACACCGTCGGCATGGTCTTCCAGGACCCGCTGACCTCGCTGAATCCCACGATGACGATCGGCGCGCAGGTGGCCGAACCGCTCCTGCTGCACCGGGCGGGCATGGGCAAGAAGGAGGCGTGGGAGCGAGCCGAGGAGATGCTGCGGCTCGTCGGCATGCCGCAGCCCCACGAGCGCATGAAGGCGTATCCGCATCAGCTGTCGGGCGGCATGCGCCAGCGCGTGGCCATCGCCATGGCCCTCGTGTGCGAGCCGAAGCTCCTCATCGCCGACGAGCCCACGACCGCGCTCGACGTCACCACGCAGCACCAGATCCTGGAACTCGTCGACAACCTGCGCCGGACCCTGGGCATGGCGATGATCCTCGTCACGCACGACTTGGGCGTCATCGCCCATCGCGTCGACCGGGTCGCGGTGATGTACGCGGGCAAGGTCGCCGAACAGGCCGACGTGCGCGGCCTGTTCGCGCGCCCGCGCCACCGCTACACCGAAGCGCTGTTCGCCGCCCTCCCGGAGCGGGCGGCGGACCGGGGCACCGAGCTGCACACCATTCCCGGCCTGCCGCCGAGCCTGACGACGCGTCCGACGGGGTGCCGGTTCGCGCCGCGCTGTACGTTCGCCACGGACGAGTGCCGGGAACGGGAGCCGGAGCTCGAGGCCGACGCGGTGCCCATGCCGGGCCTCGAACCGGGTCCGGGCGGCCGGGGTCCGTCGGACGCGGCCGCAGCAGGCCCGGAGGGGGCCGGGGCGGGTCACCGCTTCGCCTGCTTCCACCCCGTGCCGTACGGCGAGGCTCCCGCCGAGCAGGTGGTGACGCCGCCGCCCGCCGCGGCCACCGAGACCGGCGACGTGCTGCTCGAACTCGACGCGCTGGTCAAGGAGTTCGCCCTCGCCGGCGGTCCGTTCGCGCGCCGCCGGGGCACGGTCAGCGCGGTCGGCGGCGTCTCGCTGACCGTCCGCAGGGGCGAGACGTACGGCATGGTCGGCGAGTCCGGCTGCGGCAAGACGACGCTGGGCCGGATCGTGGCGGGCCTCGAGGAGCCGACGGCGGGCACGGTCCGCTTCGACGGCCGCGACCCGGCCGGGCTCTCGCGCGCGGAGCGGCGCGCGCACCGGCGCCGCATCCAGCTGATGTTCCAGGACTCGACGGCGGCGATGGACCCGCGCATGCGGGTCGGCGAGATCCTGCGCGAGCCGCTGGTCATCCAGGGCGTCGGCGCCCGCGCCGACCAGGAGGAGCTGGTGGCCTCCCTCCTCGACGCCGTGGGTCTGCCGCGCGGCGCCGTGCACCGCTACCCGCACGAGTTCTCCGGCGGCCAGCGCCAACGCCTCGGCCTGGCACGGGCATTGACGCTCTCGCCGGACCTGGTGGTGGCGGACGAACCGGTGTCGGCGCTGGACGTGTCGGTCCAGGCGCAGATCCTGAACCTGATGCGGGAGCTCCAGCGCGAGCGCGGCCTGACGTATCTGTTCATCTCCCACGACCTGGCCGTGATCCGCCACCTCGCCGACACCGTGGGCGTCATGTACCTCGGCAAGCTCGTGGAGTCGGGCCCGGCCGAGCAGGTGTACGCGCACCCGCTGCACCCCTACACGCGCGGCCTGCTCGACACGGTGAACGTGCCCGACCCCGCCGCGGTGTCCGGCGGGGACCGCGAGCCGCTGCGCGGCGAGACCCCGTCCGCGGCCGAGCCGCCGTCCGGCTGCCGCTTCCGCACCCGCTGCCCGTTCGCCGAGGAGGTCTGCGCGACGACGGAACCACCGGTCAGCACACCCAACGGGGCGGGGCATCAGGTCGCATGTCACTTCCCTCTGGCCGCACCTCGGCTAGCGTCGGCGGTATGA
- a CDS encoding FUSC family protein, producing MLRSMFVAPDPGRLRLRFATRAVLGISLAVTVCALVGHTLVAAIIAGLAALLALFTVTDTTVRGQAVTTALLPVVGFPVLAVAALLHDHPVLRDLVFLAVMGVGVYARRWGPRGHSLGVFAFMTFFAAQFLHTELPQLPSLYEAIGIALLASSSVRFGLWCYERRLPPATVPVLAERRGLARATTRQAVQATLGGGVALVIGHALSGDRWYWAIGATWWIFVNTVSRGETLVRGFRRVLGTLIGIAVGVVVVLPLHGALVPTAVIVAVCVFGIFYTAAVSYTWMMLAVTVMAGGLYGLLGVLDPGLLALRLLETGAGALGAVLAVLLVLPVTTHATTNAWIERAVRSVHACTREAAARLSGSATADPAPHIADLEVILGRVRLSLAPLVHPLSPLRARRVRARQVIALLDECADQVRSLTAIATDPEASCDDRLAAACARVEAAVDALIASEEALAAPAAPAAVKHSGALEPALAHLHGLERALLELATPVRSSPRTPLIGA from the coding sequence GTGCTGAGGTCGATGTTCGTGGCACCGGATCCGGGGCGGCTGCGGCTGCGCTTCGCGACCCGGGCCGTCCTCGGCATCTCCCTTGCGGTCACCGTCTGCGCCCTGGTCGGGCACACGCTCGTCGCGGCCATCATCGCCGGTCTCGCCGCGCTGCTCGCCCTGTTCACCGTCACCGACACGACGGTGCGCGGGCAGGCCGTCACCACCGCGCTGCTGCCCGTCGTCGGCTTCCCCGTCCTGGCCGTCGCCGCCCTCCTGCACGACCACCCCGTCCTGCGCGACCTGGTGTTCCTGGCCGTCATGGGCGTCGGCGTGTACGCGCGCCGGTGGGGGCCGCGCGGCCACTCGCTCGGCGTCTTCGCGTTCATGACCTTCTTCGCGGCGCAGTTCCTGCACACCGAGCTCCCGCAACTGCCCTCCCTGTACGAGGCCATCGGCATCGCCCTGCTCGCCTCGTCCTCCGTCCGCTTCGGCCTGTGGTGCTACGAACGGCGGCTGCCGCCCGCCACGGTGCCCGTCCTCGCCGAGCGCCGGGGCCTGGCGCGCGCCACCACCCGCCAGGCCGTCCAGGCCACCCTCGGCGGCGGCGTCGCCCTCGTCATCGGGCACGCGCTGTCCGGGGACCGCTGGTACTGGGCCATCGGCGCCACCTGGTGGATCTTCGTGAACACGGTGTCGCGCGGCGAGACGCTGGTCCGCGGCTTCCGCCGAGTGCTCGGCACGCTGATCGGCATCGCCGTGGGCGTCGTCGTCGTGCTGCCGCTGCACGGCGCCCTCGTGCCGACCGCCGTGATCGTCGCCGTCTGCGTCTTCGGGATCTTCTACACGGCCGCCGTCTCGTACACCTGGATGATGCTGGCCGTGACCGTGATGGCGGGCGGCCTCTACGGCCTCCTGGGCGTCCTCGATCCGGGGCTGCTCGCCCTGCGGCTCCTGGAGACCGGGGCCGGGGCACTCGGCGCGGTGCTCGCCGTGCTGCTCGTCCTGCCCGTCACCACCCACGCCACGACCAACGCCTGGATCGAGCGGGCCGTGCGCAGCGTGCACGCCTGCACCCGGGAAGCGGCGGCCCGCCTGTCCGGCTCGGCCACGGCCGACCCGGCCCCGCACATCGCCGACCTCGAAGTGATCCTCGGCCGGGTCCGGCTCTCCCTCGCCCCCCTGGTGCACCCCCTCAGCCCGCTGCGCGCCCGTCGCGTCCGTGCCCGCCAGGTCATCGCCCTCCTGGACGAGTGCGCCGACCAGGTCCGCAGCCTCACGGCCATCGCCACCGACCCGGAAGCCTCCTGCGACGACCGGCTCGCCGCCGCCTGCGCACGGGTCGAGGCCGCCGTCGACGCGCTGATCGCCTCCGAGGAAGCACTCGCGGCCCCGGCCGCTCCCGCCGCCGTGAAGCACTCCGGTGCCCTCGAACCGGCCCTCGCGCACCTGCACGGCCTGGAGCGGGCCCTCCTGGAACTCGCGACACCGGTGCGCAGCTCGCCCCGTACGCCGCTGATCGGGGCCTGA
- a CDS encoding sirohydrochlorin chelatase — MSSPTGPASGLPVRMPRPRQPGRHRRPEPVAAPEGAPALVLAVPGVPSVATRGIAEEVVSIARSELPGLDARIGYVDGTDADAGPSAEFPTLQAVLAHTAVERTARYEQALAAGVEDARRPEGPVAVVVPLLAGPDNALMRRIRQAVMDSRAAAELTDVLGPHPLLAEGLHVRLSEAGLARADRARLFTVATAADGIVLVTVGGEEAVQAAGITGMLLAARLAVPVMAAALDEEGSVAAITEQLRGSGSAQLALAPYLIGPEVDASLLDTAAKEAGCAVAEPLGAYPAIGKLALSKYTTALGITPQQQSGAPVH, encoded by the coding sequence ATGAGCTCCCCCACTGGGCCCGCATCCGGCCTGCCCGTACGAATGCCGCGCCCCCGTCAGCCGGGCCGGCACCGCCGCCCGGAGCCCGTCGCGGCTCCCGAGGGCGCACCCGCGCTCGTCCTCGCCGTGCCGGGCGTCCCCAGCGTCGCCACCCGCGGCATCGCCGAGGAAGTCGTCTCCATCGCGCGCTCCGAGCTGCCCGGTCTCGACGCCAGAATCGGTTACGTCGACGGGACGGACGCCGACGCCGGCCCGTCGGCCGAGTTCCCCACGCTGCAGGCCGTGCTCGCGCACACCGCCGTGGAGCGCACCGCCCGCTACGAGCAGGCGCTGGCCGCCGGCGTCGAGGACGCCCGCCGCCCGGAGGGCCCCGTCGCCGTCGTGGTGCCCCTGCTCGCGGGCCCCGACAACGCGCTGATGCGCCGCATCCGCCAGGCCGTCATGGACAGCCGCGCCGCCGCCGAGCTGACCGACGTCCTCGGTCCGCACCCGCTGCTCGCCGAGGGCCTGCACGTGCGGCTCTCGGAGGCGGGCCTGGCCCGCGCCGACCGCGCCCGGCTCTTCACGGTCGCGACCGCGGCGGACGGCATCGTCCTCGTCACGGTCGGCGGCGAGGAGGCCGTGCAGGCCGCCGGGATCACCGGCATGCTGCTCGCCGCGCGCCTCGCGGTGCCGGTGATGGCCGCCGCCCTGGACGAGGAGGGCTCGGTCGCGGCGATCACGGAGCAGCTGCGCGGCTCCGGTTCGGCTCAGCTGGCCCTCGCCCCTTACCTGATCGGCCCGGAGGTCGACGCGAGCCTCCTGGACACGGCCGCCAAGGAGGCGGGATGCGCCGTCGCCGAGCCGCTCGGCGCCTACCCGGCGATCGGCAAGCTGGCCCTGTCCAAGTACACGACGGCGCTGGGCATCACGCCGCAGCAGCAGTCGGGCGCGCCGGTGCACTGA
- the mmuM gene encoding homocysteine S-methyltransferase, producing MNEVASRRAGPGNGGSALATALARGPLVLDGGLSNQLEAAGHDLSDDLWSARLLAERPDAVRAAHRAYYEAGADVVTTASYQATFEGFARHGIDAVSTAELLRLSVTLAREAAALTAVERPLWVAASAGPYGAMLADGSEYRGRHGLSVGDLERFHRPRLEVLADAAPDVLALETVPDVDEARALLRAVRGLGVPAWLSFTVSGDRTRAGQPLAEAFALAADADEVIAVGVNCCDPRDADTTVPLAARVTGKPVVVYPNSGESWDAASRTWRGPARFAPRQAAAWRDAGARLIGGCCRVGPETIAKVAQKVAEDVRG from the coding sequence ATGAACGAGGTGGCGAGCAGGCGGGCGGGGCCCGGGAACGGCGGCTCCGCCCTGGCCACGGCGCTGGCGCGGGGTCCGCTGGTCCTCGACGGCGGCTTGTCCAACCAGCTGGAGGCCGCCGGCCACGACCTGTCCGACGACCTGTGGTCGGCACGGCTGCTCGCCGAACGGCCCGACGCGGTGCGCGCCGCCCACCGGGCGTACTACGAGGCGGGCGCCGACGTCGTGACCACGGCGAGCTACCAGGCCACGTTCGAGGGCTTCGCCCGGCACGGCATCGACGCGGTCAGCACCGCCGAGCTGCTGCGCCTGAGCGTCACTCTCGCGCGCGAGGCGGCGGCGCTCACCGCGGTCGAGCGTCCCCTGTGGGTGGCGGCGTCGGCCGGTCCGTACGGCGCGATGCTCGCCGACGGCTCGGAGTACCGCGGCCGGCACGGCCTGAGCGTCGGCGACCTGGAGCGCTTCCACCGCCCCCGCCTGGAGGTTCTTGCCGACGCGGCGCCCGACGTGCTCGCCCTGGAGACCGTCCCCGACGTCGACGAGGCCCGTGCCCTGCTGCGCGCGGTACGGGGCCTCGGCGTGCCCGCGTGGCTGTCGTTCACCGTGTCCGGGGACCGCACCCGCGCCGGGCAGCCCCTCGCCGAGGCCTTCGCGCTCGCGGCGGACGCCGACGAGGTCATCGCGGTGGGCGTCAACTGCTGCGACCCACGCGACGCGGACACCACCGTCCCGCTGGCCGCCCGCGTCACGGGCAAGCCGGTCGTGGTCTACCCCAACTCGGGCGAGTCCTGGGACGCGGCGAGCCGCACCTGGCGGGGCCCGGCCCGCTTCGCGCCCCGGCAGGCGGCCGCCTGGCGGGACGCGGGGGCACGGCTCATCGGGGGTTGCTGCCGGGTCGGTCCCGAGACGATCGCGAAGGTGGCCCAGAAGGTGGCAGAGGACGTGCGCGGCTGA
- a CDS encoding uracil-DNA glycosylase, producing the protein MAPRPLHEIVEAGWAKALEPVAEQIASMGDFLRAEIAAGRTYLPSGPNVLRAFQQPFDEVRVLIVGQDPYPTPGHAVGLSFSVAPDVRPLPGSLINIYRELNSDLGLPQPSNGDLTPWTRQGVLLLNRALTTAPRKPAAHRGKGWEEVTEQAIRALAARGRPLVSILWGRDARNLRPLLGQLPSVESSHPSPMSADRGFFGSRPFSRANDLLERQGAQPVDWRLP; encoded by the coding sequence GTGGCACCACGACCCTTGCATGAAATCGTCGAAGCCGGCTGGGCCAAGGCCCTGGAGCCGGTGGCCGAACAGATCGCCTCCATGGGGGACTTCCTGCGCGCGGAGATCGCCGCGGGGCGCACCTACCTCCCCTCGGGACCGAATGTGCTGCGCGCCTTCCAGCAGCCGTTCGACGAGGTGCGCGTCCTGATCGTCGGCCAGGATCCCTACCCCACGCCCGGGCACGCGGTGGGCCTGTCCTTCTCCGTGGCGCCCGACGTCAGACCGCTGCCCGGCAGCCTCATCAACATCTACCGCGAACTGAACAGCGACCTGGGCCTGCCCCAGCCGTCCAACGGCGACCTCACCCCGTGGACGCGGCAGGGCGTGCTGCTCCTCAACAGGGCGCTCACGACGGCCCCGCGCAAGCCCGCCGCGCACCGCGGCAAGGGCTGGGAGGAGGTCACCGAGCAGGCGATCCGGGCGCTCGCGGCGCGCGGCCGTCCGCTGGTGTCGATCCTGTGGGGCCGGGACGCCCGCAACCTGCGGCCGCTGCTCGGCCAGTTGCCTTCGGTGGAGTCCTCGCACCCCTCGCCGATGTCGGCGGACCGGGGCTTCTTCGGTTCGCGCCCGTTCAGCCGCGCCAACGACCTCCTGGAGCGGCAGGGCGCGCAGCCGGTGGACTGGCGGCTGCCGTGA
- a CDS encoding Lrp/AsnC family transcriptional regulator, which translates to MAVDELDTRILRLLLEQPRTSVREYARILGVARGTLQARLDRLERDGVITGTGPKLSPAALGHPVLAFVHIEVTQGHLDEVGDALAAVPEIIEAFSMTGGGDLLTRVVARDNGHLEDVIQRLIQLPGVVRTRTEMALRERVPHRLLPLVESVGRAAAEK; encoded by the coding sequence ATGGCCGTCGACGAACTCGACACCCGCATCCTGCGGCTCCTGCTCGAACAGCCCCGGACGAGCGTGCGGGAGTACGCGCGCATCCTCGGCGTGGCCCGCGGCACCCTCCAGGCACGCCTGGACCGCCTGGAGCGGGACGGGGTCATCACGGGCACGGGCCCCAAGCTCTCCCCCGCCGCGCTCGGCCACCCGGTCCTCGCGTTCGTGCACATCGAGGTGACGCAGGGGCACCTGGACGAGGTCGGGGACGCGCTCGCGGCCGTGCCGGAGATCATCGAGGCGTTCTCGATGACGGGCGGCGGCGACCTTCTGACCCGGGTCGTCGCCCGGGACAACGGACATCTGGAGGACGTCATCCAGCGCCTGATCCAGCTCCCCGGCGTGGTGCGCACGCGCACGGAGATGGCGCTGCGCGAGCGCGTCCCGCACCGGCTGCTCCCCCTGGTGGAGTCGGTGGGCCGGGCCGCCGCCGAGAAGTAG
- a CDS encoding lactonase family protein has protein sequence MRCPGAGREGHAVGGGQAQRAYIGSFTQGGGPGIVTAAFDAATGALSVLGVTDAVPDPSYLALSPDGATLYAVNETPDGAVAAFRTAGEAVRPVGAPVPVRGAAPTHLAVHGGLVHTANYGSGSVTSVAVAADGSLAALPAGVLEHKGSGPDPERQEGPHAHQVLPDPSGRWVLSVDLGTDSVRVCTPGPTGLIPRHEVALRPGTGPRHLAFHPGGRVAYVLNELTPTLTVCSWDPADGTLKALTEPPVLPAEPDGDAYPSEVVVAPDGRFLWTATRGVDVVSVFALDGEGTGARLTASVPCGGAWPRDLAIDPSGRFLYAANERSGDVTWFTLDTGTGLPRRAGAIDVPAASCVVFG, from the coding sequence ATGCGGTGCCCAGGCGCGGGGCGAGAGGGGCACGCAGTGGGTGGCGGGCAGGCGCAGCGGGCGTACATCGGGTCCTTCACGCAGGGCGGAGGGCCGGGCATCGTGACCGCGGCGTTCGACGCCGCCACCGGCGCGCTCAGCGTGCTCGGCGTGACGGACGCCGTGCCCGATCCCTCGTACCTGGCGCTGTCACCGGACGGCGCCACCCTCTACGCCGTGAACGAGACCCCCGACGGCGCGGTCGCCGCCTTCCGCACGGCGGGGGAGGCCGTCCGGCCCGTCGGCGCGCCCGTGCCCGTGCGGGGCGCCGCCCCCACCCACCTCGCCGTCCACGGCGGACTCGTCCACACCGCCAACTACGGCTCCGGCAGCGTCACGAGCGTGGCCGTGGCCGCCGACGGAAGCCTCGCCGCCCTCCCGGCGGGCGTCCTGGAGCACAAGGGCTCGGGGCCCGACCCGGAGCGCCAGGAGGGCCCGCACGCCCACCAGGTCCTGCCCGACCCGAGCGGCCGCTGGGTGCTGAGCGTGGACCTCGGCACCGACTCGGTGCGGGTTTGCACGCCGGGTCCGACCGGGCTCATCCCGCGCCACGAGGTCGCGCTGCGCCCCGGCACCGGGCCCCGGCACCTCGCCTTCCACCCCGGCGGCCGCGTCGCCTACGTCCTCAACGAACTCACGCCGACCCTCACCGTGTGCTCCTGGGACCCGGCCGACGGCACGCTGAAGGCGCTCACCGAGCCCCCCGTGCTGCCCGCCGAGCCGGACGGCGACGCCTATCCCTCGGAGGTCGTCGTCGCGCCCGACGGCCGCTTCCTGTGGACCGCGACCCGAGGTGTGGACGTCGTCTCCGTGTTCGCACTCGACGGCGAGGGCACCGGTGCCCGTCTGACGGCCTCCGTGCCCTGCGGTGGCGCCTGGCCCCGCGACCTGGCCATTGACCCCTCAGGGCGCTTTCTGTACGCGGCCAACGAGCGCTCCGGGGACGTCACCTGGTTCACCCTGGACACCGGGACGGGCCTGCCGCGCCGCGCCGGGGCGATCGACGTGCCCGCGGCGAGCTGCGTCGTCTTCGGCTGA
- a CDS encoding WD40/YVTN/BNR-like repeat-containing protein, with product MTDVLLTVGTRKGLFVGRRTQGTWQFDDSPYFNAQAIYSIAIDTRTPNPRLLVGGDSAHWGPSVFHSDDLGRTWKEPKKAAVKFPKDTGASLERVWQLHPAAAEPDVVYAGTEPAALYRSEDRGESFELVRPLWEHPSRSRWEPGGGGEGLHTILTDARDPAAVTVAVSTAGVFRTRDGGASWQPSNSGVSAVFLPDPNPEFGQCVHKVAKDAADPDRLYLQNHWGVYRSDDGGAHWTDIGEGLPSDFGFAAVAHPHRGDTAYVFPINADADRVPADRRCRVYRTTDAGKSWEPLSAGLPQGDHFGVVLRDAMCTDGADPAGLYFGNRNGEVYASADDGDSWQELASHLPDVLCVRAAVIG from the coding sequence ATGACTGACGTCCTGCTCACCGTTGGTACGCGCAAGGGCCTGTTCGTCGGGCGCCGCACACAGGGCACATGGCAGTTCGACGACAGCCCCTATTTCAATGCCCAGGCCATCTATTCGATCGCGATCGACACCCGCACGCCGAACCCACGCCTGCTCGTCGGCGGCGACAGCGCCCACTGGGGGCCTTCGGTGTTCCACTCCGACGACCTCGGCCGGACGTGGAAGGAGCCGAAGAAGGCGGCCGTCAAGTTCCCCAAGGACACCGGGGCCTCCCTGGAGCGGGTGTGGCAGCTGCACCCGGCCGCGGCGGAGCCGGACGTGGTGTACGCGGGCACGGAACCGGCCGCGCTCTACCGCTCCGAGGACAGGGGCGAGTCCTTCGAGCTCGTCAGGCCCCTGTGGGAGCATCCGTCCCGCTCGCGGTGGGAGCCGGGAGGCGGCGGCGAGGGCCTGCACACGATCCTCACCGACGCCCGCGACCCGGCCGCCGTGACCGTCGCGGTGTCCACGGCGGGCGTGTTCCGCACCAGGGACGGCGGCGCGAGCTGGCAGCCCTCCAACTCCGGCGTGTCGGCGGTGTTCCTGCCCGACCCGAACCCGGAGTTCGGCCAGTGCGTGCACAAGGTCGCCAAGGACGCCGCCGACCCGGACCGGCTGTATCTGCAGAACCACTGGGGGGTGTACCGCAGCGACGACGGCGGCGCCCACTGGACGGACATCGGCGAGGGCCTGCCCTCCGACTTCGGCTTCGCGGCGGTGGCCCACCCGCACCGCGGCGACACGGCGTACGTCTTCCCGATCAACGCGGACGCGGACCGGGTCCCGGCCGACCGGCGCTGTCGGGTCTACCGCACGACGGACGCGGGCAAGAGCTGGGAGCCGCTGAGCGCGGGCCTGCCGCAGGGCGACCACTTCGGCGTGGTGCTGCGCGACGCCATGTGCACCGACGGCGCCGACCCGGCGGGCCTGTACTTCGGCAACCGCAACGGCGAGGTGTACGCCTCCGCGGACGACGGGGACTCCTGGCAGGAGCTGGCCTCGCACCTGCCGGACGTGCTGTGCGTCCGCGCGGCGGTCATCGGGTGA